In Gigantopelta aegis isolate Gae_Host chromosome 6, Gae_host_genome, whole genome shotgun sequence, the following are encoded in one genomic region:
- the LOC121375445 gene encoding uncharacterized protein LOC121375445 gives MSVANNKRRHLFSVFVGHLAKDVTKTDLFKLFSECGEPYDIYVSDNEDSSPYKYGFIRYTNPESCMKAVHELNQWSFHGNLLIVDLAKDTKGRIKRDGESSQNKDNLCSVRETPSPRNCANFSDLMRLGHLKETFIEEVAQMKTESQAQGTKLTQLLDDICETKSGFANTFEGQLIDDDVDLKHIGQKLLSDGHNINNNGASARDFFSALGDIMTTINSLVVSGKDNLDSAVTSAAPSEESRCVLPDSRATATSEDSKVNKRHMSGSISKDTSDRHSSDFLSSVDSKFHIPAAPTLSSSVTDSSAVSKLKRKDISDDDCFPMRRLNDTCGVKPPKTDTVASQSCLCNDSSVHRHVLNRSSVTKQTTDSLITSQLNEPHKSSNSGKVLSGLKDAHSMMSSPRYFPAGYETTNGDCVNSDSSESDCQNGDSGVDTDSLQSSLRQEGNNCNFSLTGSRGVQLTPQHTASPSSAELSSPAEQSISAIELYLKTVSIGRGKRRSLGYPT, from the exons ATGTCTGTGGCCAATAATAAAAGACGCCATCTGTTTTCAGTATTTGTAGGTCATCTAGCAAAGGATGTTACAaag actgatttgtttaaaCTGTTTAGTGAGTGTGGAGAACCCTATGATATCTATGTATCTGATAATGAAGATTCTTCTCCCTACAAATATGG gtTTATTCGATATACAAACCCTGAGTCATGCATGAAAGCGGTGCATGAGCTAAACCAGTGGTCATTTCATGGAAATCTGCTTATTGTTGATCTCGCCAAGGATACAAAAGGACGAATTAAAcgag ATGGTGAAAGTAGCCAGAACAAGGATAATTTGTGTTCTGTTAGAGAGACTCCGTCCCCGCGTAACTGCGCTAACTTTAGTGATTTGATGAGGCTTGGTCACCTGAAGGAGACTTTTATAGAAGAGGTTGCTCAAATGAAAACAG AAAGTCAAGCTCAGGGGACCAAACTGACTCAGCTCCTTGATGATATTTGCGAAACTAAAAGTGGATTTGCTAACACGTTTGAAGGTCAGCTCATAGATGATGATGTGGACCTGAAACATATAGGGCAGAAACTTCTCAGCga tgGACACAACATCAACAATAATGGTGCCTCGGCCAGAGACTTCTTTAGTGCCCTTGGAGACATCATGACCACCATAAACTCATTAGTTGTATCAGGGAAGGACAATTTAGACAGTGCAGTAACCAGTGCAGCACCTTCAGAAGAAAGTCGCTGTGTTCTTCCAGACTCTAGAGCCACTGCCACTTCTGAAGATTCTAAAGTAAATAAAAGACACATGTCGGGCTCCATTTCAAAAGACACTTCTGACCGACACAGTTCTGACTTCTTGTCTAGTGTTGATTCAAAATTCCACATTCCTGCAGCACCCACTCTTTCGTCATCTGTTACAGACAGCAGCGCCGTGTCAAAACTGAAGAGAAAAGATATTTCTGACGATGATTGTTTTCCCATGAGACGACTTAATGATACATGTGGTGTCAAACCTCCTAAAACTGATACAGTTGCTTCTCAGTCTTGTTTGTGTAATGATTCTAGTGTTCACAGACATGTTTTAAATCGGTCTTCAGTCACGAAGCAGACAACTGACTCCCTAATTACAAGTCAGTTAAACGAACCACACAAGTCTTCCAACTCTGGCAAAGTGTTGTCTGGTTTAAAAGATGCCCATTCCATGATGTCCTCTCCGAGATATTTTCCTGCTGGTTATGAAACGACTAATGGTGACTGTGTGAATTCTGATTCCTCGGAATCCGACTGTCAGAACGGAGATTCGGGAGTGGACACAGACTCTCTGCAGAGCTCGTTACGACAGGAGGGGAACAATTGTAACTTCTCTCTGACTGGATCACGAGGTGTCCagttgacaccccagcacacagcAAGTCCGTCGAGTGCAGAGTTGAGCAGCCCAGCAGAACAGTCGATCAGCGCCATTGAGTTGTACCTCAAGACAG